In the genome of Chelmon rostratus isolate fCheRos1 chromosome 12, fCheRos1.pri, whole genome shotgun sequence, the window atgcttttttttcttctaacaGAAAAGATAGAAAGGACTGTTCAGATTGAGGCGTCGACAGTAGAAATTGAGGAGCGAGGGGTGAAGCTCCGTCTCACTGTGGTAGACACACCAGGATACGGAGACGCCATCAACAGCCAAGACTGGTATGAAATCTCTTTCAGGGCGTATGCTGATGAGGACATGAggtatttttaaatttaaattaccCAGTGTCTGTCCTGTGATCTTGAGCAGTGATGAGCCGCGAGCATCGGACAGTTCAAAATAAACGTTCGCTCAAATGTTTTAAATCATAAGGACAGCAGAAGCAGAATTTATTTCATCTGGGCTTTTGATGCTAGTATTTCGTGGCTGTGCTAACATCTTGGATGAATTCTGGTACAGCATACCGTGATCCATACTGTCTGTTTAATACAAAgggtattttttttcttccagtttcAGCACCATTATCAGCTACATTGATGACCAGTTTGAGCGCTACCTCCATGATGAGAGCGGCCTAAATCGTAGACACATTGTTGACAATAGAGTTCACTGCTGCTTCTATTTCATCTCCCCGCTCGGCCATGGGTGAGTCCAGCAATACATACTCGCACATATACGGGGCTTTCCAGTCAGTAAAAGTTGCACTTaagttcttcttttttttacttgccATATTTGTAGGAGGGCAACAAATCACAAAGCTCATGGTGTGGATCATATCATAGTTTTGTGTCATGGATTGGATCGATTTTCTGGATTAGCAGTTAGCAATGTAGCAGTTAGGGttaaattaactgattaatctgATGCAGCCacctctctgcctttgtgtctgtctgtgtgatgtaTTAAATTGGTTAACAGTGTTAATGTTAACAATCGCTAAAGAAACTATGATGAAATATGATTGTCAAAGACCTTTGTTGACccatgttttatttgatttggcatcagaACGAATTTGGATCTATTCCTTAAATTGATACTATCAGACCACTTGACCAGACACTTTCTGTAAAGCTGCAGTCTTAATCCTTCAAcctgtgttttccatcagatAACGATGACATAAAAACCAGATCAACTATGTCTCACTACACCACAAAATTTTTGTCACgccctcttttctgtctccttttggCCCTCTGCCTGTTTCCTGTCCAACCAGCCTGAAACCCCTGGATGTTCAGTTTATGAAGGCTATCCACAATAAGGTCAACGTGGTTCCTGTCATCGCCAAGGCAGACACGCTCACcctcagagagagggagaggctcAAGCGCAGGGTGAGAACAACAGTCACCCATTGTTCAGGATCTGTTCCAGTTCCTGAAATAAACAGTAGCTATCGTGTGCTCACGGTCCCCGTTTTAGCCACACAGTGTATGAAAGTACCGTTTGTATGGAAAGTACTTCATTGAAACTGGCCTTTAGATTAAATATGTGAAACCAAAATGCAGATAAACCACAGTGAGACAAATATAATGTCATATAGTGATAATGTGTTTTGCCGCTGTCTGCTTGGTAAGATTCTGGATGAGATCGATGAACATGGTATCAAGATTTACCACCTGCCTGATGCTGAGTCAGACGAGGATGAGGACTTCAAAGAGCAGACCAGGATTCTTAAGGTAAATGTTCTGTTCCCTGCAAAGCTCCCTATCcctgatattttttttcccaccagaTTGGAGTGATAAAAGTCTGTAAAATCATCCCATTTCTCTACGGATTTGTTAAGTGTCCTGATTATGTATGTGGGTGGTTGAACCATGACTACAGACACATGAACTACTCTTTACCAGGCCAGCATCCCATTTGCAGTGGTGGGATCCAACCAACAGATCGAGGCCAAGGGGAAGAAGGTGAGGGGCCGCCTGTACCCCTGGggagtggtggaggtggagaatCCAGAACACAACGATTTCCTCAAGCTGCGGATCATGCTCATGTGAGTGGTAGAAGAGGCTGAAAACCACTGCTTgcctttttctttaaaatattaGACATAGGAATAAAGTGAGAGTTACCCCCCAGCTGAACTGTGTAtgtactgtttgttttcctgcaaaTACTGTGCACAGAAACAGTAACTAGGTTAGAGAAGGTGGTTTTGCAGGATGCCTTCAAACACATCCCCTGCCACTAGGTTTTTTGTTAAGGTGTAGCTAATAAGGAAAGGGATGTAGCCGAGGCAGGAAAGGAGACAAAATATTAGATACTGAGCACCAGAAACACTTGAGAGGTCCATCAGAGCCAGCGTGTAGTTTTCAAAATGTCTGCGCAAGAGTATTTATTGGTTGTGACTTTTTCCATAACTCCACAGAACCCACATGCAGGATCTACAGGAAGTGACCCAGGACCTTCACTACGAGAACTTCCGCTCGGACCGCCTCAAGCGGGGTGGCAGGTTGTCCTCCCATGGTTAcattctgcctctgtctcctgcGTACGTACTTGTCTGTCAGCTTGCTTCTCTGCACCTCCCCCACCTCAAACAGCAAACCTGTGATGAgactttaaaggtccagtgtgtaggattcagacggatctattggcagaaatagaatataatacgtgtgttttcatttttgtattacactgccatgtttctacagtagcccagaatgtGCACACCAAACACTGTCTCCTGAGTGAGCCTGTCACgttattcatgtttttagtgCTCACCGTAGGACGTGTTAGGAGAGTGGTCAATCTGCAaccagatgccactaaatcctacacactggacattTAATCATATATGATGAATACAGtagtattaaaaaaacaatcaggCACATGAGgacaacacacaccacagattTACAGTAATGAAACATTCAGAGCTTTGTATTTGGCAGCTGAGTTAGTGGATGAATTTCTATATACTGGATCATGTACCTCCACTTATTCCTCTGCTGTTCATTCAGTGTATTGTGGTTGAACTTGTATCATTCTGTAGTATCGTAGCTCTAACTCATCATTTTGCATGTGAACTGCATCAGGTAGGCTCTGGTAGGGAGGCAGATTTAAACGTAATGCCTCGGGCTACAGTGGGTTTTGCTGCTCCATGGTTAGTTGGTGGCTCAAGGGCATTTGTAATTTGACTGTAGATCTGTCGAGGTTGTAAACAggattactgtgtgtgtcatttaaCATAGAGTGAATATATCATCATTTAACCCTGACTGTAGACCAGAGAAAATCTTTTAGCTGTTCTTCTAAAGCCATCCCAGGATAAAGGGAGTGGTTTTACTGCCTTCTCATTGCCTCGCCATCTGACCAATGATGGCGGTCTGGTCTTGATTTGTCCAATCCCATGAGTGGACTGTTGGAGGTAccgttcttgtttttttttttcataggGGGGAGGTAACGCTGTTCCCCTGACTCTCGCACTCGCTGCTTCTCTTTCCAATCTTACTGCTTTCATCTCTTTGTAGTTATTTGTTGTAGATGCCCACCTTTCTCTTGTGAgctgctctgtctttctgcaaAAAACCTCCACTAACCCACTGAccctttcttccctttctcaATGTGGCTTTTGTCATGTTTGCCTAATGCTACTTAAAATGCTacactgtgcacacaaacacagacttaTACTTTATAAATCATCACACAAAGTGATTTCACATGTATAATCACTCTGACTGTGCATTAATTTTTGTTAACTGGCACGCATTCTGCAGAAATATCAGAGGCTGATTCTGCAGCATGTCGCGTCTCAGTAACATCAGAAGTAATTATATATTGTGTCATCAATGCAGAAAGGGACCAGAGCCGGAGGAGATGGACAAAGATATGAtcctgcaggagaaggaggCTGAGGTGGGATATTTCAGACACGACACTTTGGGCATGTTGGaaagaaattcatttttcatgcgTCATCCTTCCCAAGTTTCGCAATTTGCTTgacttatttactttcttgccaACAAGACTGATATCGTTCTCATATCTGGACAGTCAGTATAAAGCTAGGGCCAGTatacagttagcttagcataactgGAAGCAGTTGGAGCTGTtacagtgagctttagaggagcagggtttttgtttttttacacccCAGGCTACCTCTTTCCCTCAGTAGCTAACAGCCTGCAAGCTAAAGCTTCATGTTTAGCAAATAGACATGAGCGTGGTATCGACCTTCTCATGAAACTCGTGGCAAGAAAAGTTTATATATTCAAACtgccaaactattcctttaaatatcATTCACTGTCCTCTGGgttacagttttaaaaacaggGAACAGTAGAACAACTGTAAAAACTCATAAACGTGTTATTTTTGATCAAGTAGTCTGAGTGGGAGCAGTTGTTTTTAGTCAATGATTTATAACTATCAATCAGACTATGATGTTGCCAGACTAAAGGATAAAAGAAAGATCTATAGATAGAACTGACACATTGAGAATCTCATGTGTCTCAGTGAATGTGCCTTGCTCGTGTTTTCAAGCGCAGTTGTTTTGTCCCTGTCACACATGTTGATGCTCTGTGTCGCACAGTTGAGACGAATGCAGGAGATGATAGCCAAGATGCAGGCCCAGATGCAGAAGcagggagacggagagggagacGGCCCCCATGCGTGAACAGTCTACGGTAGGAATAAGACCCACAGACACGCTGCACACTGCAGTGTATTTACTGAATGGGACACCCAAGGTCCTGCATTTTTAGTTGAAATAAATGAGTCTCCTGTGAGGCTTGATTTTAGTTGGAAATGGCGCCGTGtaaccttttcttttcttttctgctgtaGGTGTGTTTGAGCCACTGCTTGAGTTTGACTAGAGAGACGGATGATAGCAGAGAAGGTGTAAAGGCCGTCTGGTTATTGACTCGTACTGCTTGCCACTATTTTTATTCCAATCCTACATTGGATCTggagtccttttttttttttttatacatacagTAAAGTATATTCAAACAGTgttatgtttatatatttacacaCGGTTCAAttacttcattttttattttgtttccttttattaAACTTTTGCCAGTTACTCAAATGAAGTCACGTGACCCATCTTTTAAAATGGTGACGTATATCTCTAATACACGCCCATTGGGATGTTTTgttacttttctgttttgttgttcttttactgtttttgctCTTGAGAAAACCAAAGTATCGCAGCTTGTATGCAGTGCTTTTAGTCCTGAAACATCTCTGAAAGCACACGCTAACCTTCACTCTGTGAAGCTTCATTGGGAGAGTCATCGGTGGTGAAATCTAGTAGCAGAAATAGCTTTTCATGCTATTGTTATGCCATTGTCTCTGTTCTTTTTGTcaagagaaaacatgatttcaTATTCCCTCTGGTTTAGAAGCGACCACACAAGCTTCTCCTTTAAATAGGGTCCACCTCGCTCAGTGTTTATCATATTACTCCCCTCATCTGCATGCAACTGTTTGACTACGCCTGGTAAAATTTCAGGTCAAATTTCCCTCTAGTGCTGTGTTGGGATCAGCTTCTCCCCCAGAATCTTCTCCGTTAGTGCAGTTCTCCGATCAGTGTCTTTAAGTACAACGGCATTCAAGTGTTGTTAAGCTCCATTTGAGTTATGAATTAAATAAACTGTGACCCTCGACCTCTTACAGTCTTCCTGTAGCCCTGACAAATGAAGGACGAGCAAATGAGGCTCGACGCCTCGGTTTGGTGCTTTCAATCAGCTAGATGTAATTACTCCATGTTTCCTCCACACTGTAGTGAAGTCACGTGCCAGGGAGCGTCaactgttatgtttttattgatgcagTGAGATTTAAGAGGTATAAACTGTTACCTGTCCCAACTGCTGAGTACTTTGTGGTTTCCTTGACCACAGAGGTTAAAGGTGACCCGATGAGGTCAGTGTAGCCAACGTTTCCCTCACCAGCCAAGATGTGAGTTCTTGACAttcctctttgtgctgtttttaccCAACATTAAAGTACCAAATATTGTTTTTGATGAATATATTGTAATAAAAGTTTTATGAAACTTTATAAATGTCTTGTGTGATTTGAGCTTTTTAGTTAATCAGTGTTTAATCGAGATTCATCCCTATCCTATAATACGTTTTGGTCTGGTTACTCCCTGCTCTCGATCAAATGATGGTATAGAAGAGCCTGAAGCTTCTCCACATACACATCAGTCGATGCTTCCTGCCcccttcgtgtgtgtgtgcgtgcttcaTTTCAGGGAGGTTAATTACATCTGGCACACAAAACCACCGTGAACCTGCCCTGACCAACAGGGTGTCAGTAATTACAGGTTAATTACCCCAAACCCCACGCTTACAGTCTTTTTATAGACAgaagagaatgaaaataataattaatgataGCTTTAACAATAGTAATAAATACATTACACATGCTCAGCTTACATAAATTAATTCcataaataataacatgaatTATTAATAGTTCTAAAGCTTACCTACTGACCAGTACATTTTATATTATGTGTTGCCCTAGACTGAGCTGTAACTTACTGTAGCATGTCAGAACAGataaaatgtctgaatgtgagcatcaagcagagaaaaaggaggCTGCTAAACCAGCTAGTATTCTGATAtgacaaacagcacaataaaCCTGTTGTGGAACCGTACACCTGTAGGCCATCCTTTCCTTTCTTATCCAAACAGCTCTTAGTGCCAGCGATGCTCATTCCTGCCTGAGAATCTGAGAAACACCAAACACTAAAGACAATGAGACATTTTCCATAGACtttattatagttttttttttcttctcagtctAACAGGTATACACAACGCTCTAAATGTCATGGCTTTTTTGTCTTAAATACTCTCCGCtcttaaagaaaaactgtaaaaatatttaattataaCTAATTAAAAGATCTCTTGGGGGACAGAACTGGGAAGGGTGCAAAGATACGAGGGGTAaaggggtgggggagggggtcTTCTGTGGTCCTTATCTGAGGCGTTGGGTGGGTCTGGGAGACAGAAAGGGGGGCAGAGTTAAGTTACATCCAGCTGGGGTTTCACCGCGTAGACGGGGTGGTGTTACCATTTAAAGAAAACCTGGAAGAACGACATGAAATCGATTAATtcagatgaatgaatgttttctgctgcataATGGACATCCCAGCGGACAGCTGTGACACAGGTCGGTGAATCACCTGCACACTCTCTCCATCATGTGTGTGACGAGGCGGTCGGAGATCCCAGGACACGACTCCTCGGCCAAGTTGAAGGCGTTTTCCAGCTCCTCGATGGCTCCTACGCCCCCGCCACTCGCCCGCCGCTTCTCCTTCAACTGGTGTTCGAAATCGAACAGCAAGACACAAGATGACCGTTCAAAGcctaatttcatcatttttagcATTATAATTAGCAGAGATTACTCAGGTTTTGTTGGGTCTTGTATTTATTGACAGAACAGCATgctttcctgctcttttctgttttattcttacTAATATAAACTACTTTAAAACAACAGTACATGTATAATACATGTACTGACATCATCTTCACTTTTATACCTTCTTACTGGGACAGTAGGTAAAACaatgaaggaggaggtgagacagaGTCCATTTCTACTATAACAACATGGTTTGGCACAGTCTTGTGCCAAACTAGATCAATTGCCTGATGGAAGATCAGAATGACTCTGGGACTAATTGAGGCCAAATTATTGAGCGACCCGCTCAATAAATGCGATGAAATCAGTTTCCAATactgctttcacatgcacaaaaaaccctgcactgctgcagcccAGACTTGCACTATTACTTGCAGTACGTTATTTATGCAATTAATGTACAAGGGGGAAATCCTCTTGAACTGTAGAGCTCTTCTTGTTTTCTGGCTGTTTattttgatctgtttttttcctctaaatCCACCAGATGATGGTGATCCGGGTCAGTTATTCAGAGAAACCTGAGGCCAGTGCTACGTGCAAAAACAGTCACTAATGAGGACTTACACATAAACCTTGTTTAACTTTAACCAGGGCTCAACGGTCAAGAAGTAACTGTTACTACTGTTAACTATTCTAGATTAAGGTCTGCTCTTGGCTGAAATGTGGAAACTGTCTCCCCTTGTACTTAGAGGGGAGGTCACCTTTGCATTTGTTAAATGGCCATTTTTGTTTGTACTCTAATTAAATTGAGAAAAACCTATGCATcctgttttggtgttttctttatctaaaacaattaaaagaacAATGAGTTGTATATCAAATAAGTTGCAGAATCCCCAACAGTTGCCTACCTCTCTGAAAATGGGTGTTACCAAAGCAGACAAGCATTGTGACTTGGGTTGCCTTTTCACCGAATCTCCTGACTgggaagaggcagaaaaaa includes:
- the sept2 gene encoding septin-2 isoform X2: MSQADKMKQGQFTNPETPGYVGFANLPNQVHRKSVKKGFEFTLMVVGESGLGKSTLINSLFLTDLYPERVIPGAAEKIERTVQIEASTVEIEERGVKLRLTVVDTPGYGDAINSQDCFSTIISYIDDQFERYLHDESGLNRRHIVDNRVHCCFYFISPLGHGLKPLDVQFMKAIHNKVNVVPVIAKADTLTLRERERLKRRILDEIDEHGIKIYHLPDAESDEDEDFKEQTRILKASIPFAVVGSNQQIEAKGKKVRGRLYPWGVVEVENPEHNDFLKLRIMLITHMQDLQEVTQDLHYENFRSDRLKRGGRKGPEPEEMDKDMILQEKEAELRRMQEMIAKMQAQMQKQGDGEGDGPHA
- the sept2 gene encoding septin-2 isoform X1, whose product is MSQADKMKVSVGNQKPDITSEAVTQGQFTNPETPGYVGFANLPNQVHRKSVKKGFEFTLMVVGESGLGKSTLINSLFLTDLYPERVIPGAAEKIERTVQIEASTVEIEERGVKLRLTVVDTPGYGDAINSQDCFSTIISYIDDQFERYLHDESGLNRRHIVDNRVHCCFYFISPLGHGLKPLDVQFMKAIHNKVNVVPVIAKADTLTLRERERLKRRILDEIDEHGIKIYHLPDAESDEDEDFKEQTRILKASIPFAVVGSNQQIEAKGKKVRGRLYPWGVVEVENPEHNDFLKLRIMLITHMQDLQEVTQDLHYENFRSDRLKRGGRKGPEPEEMDKDMILQEKEAELRRMQEMIAKMQAQMQKQGDGEGDGPHA